A window of the Gossypium arboreum isolate Shixiya-1 chromosome 2, ASM2569848v2, whole genome shotgun sequence genome harbors these coding sequences:
- the LOC108466320 gene encoding ATP-dependent zinc metalloprotease FTSH 3, mitochondrial-like, whose translation MVFIPDECSRFVVLLGKISTGAQNDLEKVTKMTYAQVAVYGFSDKVGLLSFPRINYAFEMTMPYSSTTAAIIDSEVREWLGKAYDRTVQLIEEHKEHVAQIAELLLEKDILHQEDLVRVLGERPFKSSEPTNYDRFKQESIQGHINREQDWMIMVQHPWNLR comes from the exons ATGGTATTTATCCCTGATGAGTGCTCTCGTTTCGTG GTTCTATTAGGGAAGATATCAACCGGAGCTCAGAACGACTTAGAGAAAGTAACTAAGATGACTTATGCCCAAGTAGCAGTCTATGGTTTCAGTGACAAGGTCGGTCTTCTTTCTTTCCCTCGAATTAACTATGCATTCGAGATGACCATGCCTTATAGCAGCACAACCGCTGCAATCATCGACTCCGAAGTTAGAGAGTGGTTAGGCAAGGCATACGACCGAACAGTGCAGCTGATAGAGGAGCACAAGGAACACGTAGCTCAGATTGCAGAATTGCTTCTAGAGAAAGACATACTTCACCAAGAGGACTTGGTCCGAGTACTTGGTGAACGCCCCTTTAAGTCGAGTGAACCCACTAATTATGATAGGTTTAAGCAAGAAAGCATCCAAGGACACATCAACAGAGAGCAAGACTGGATGATAATGGTTCAACACCCTTGGAACCTTAGGTAG